GCGTGAACGGCGAACATGGTGTCGATCGCCGCCGGGCGGATCAGCGTCACGGACATCGGCGCCTTGTCTTTTTCCAGCTCCATGCGCAGCGAGTCGGTGAAGGCCTTGATGGCGTGCTTGGAGGCGGCGTAGATGCCTTGCAGCGGGGTCGAGCGGTCGGAGACTTCGCTGCCCAGGTTGATCAGGGCGCCGCCGCCGCGCGTCTTCATGCGCTTGACCGCTTCGAGCGAGCCGTGCACCACGCCCCAGTAGTTGGTCTGGAACAGGCGCTGCATGTCTTCCAGCGGCACTTCCTCGTTCTTGCCGAAGATGCCGACGCCGGCATTGTTGACCCAGGTGTCGATGCGGCCGAAGCGGTCCATCGCGGCCTGGCCGATGCGTTCCACGTCGGCCGGGTTGCCGACGTCGGCGGTGACGGTCGCCACCTGGGTGCCTTTGCGGCGCAGCTCGCTGGCCAGCCCATCGAGGGCGTCGCCGCTGCGCGCCGCCAGCACCAGTTTGGCGCCTTGTTCGGCCGCCATGCGCGCGGTGGTCAGGCCGATGCCGCTGGTGGCCCCGGTAATCACCATCACCTGTTCGTCGATCTTGCGTAATTGCACTGCCATGACTTTGCTCCTTCTCGTTCGTTGACAAACGACGAGCGCGAGGCGCAAGAAGCCACCTCGGGGCCGCCGACATGATCAATAGAAAATCGTGGCCACCTGCGGAATTTCAAGTCATTTTTTACAAGAAGTCGTCGAACCCGGGTTCAGCTACCAGGCAAGGCGGCTGGAAATACAAGAAAAGATGGAACGGCGGCGGCGTCTCGCACGGCGCATGCGCCAGTTGTGCGCGATAAACGCCGCGTTCGCTGATAGCATCGGGGCCATGGGTCAATGACAGCCTGACAACCACGAGCCCCGGGCGTCGCTTCAGTGCGCCTTGGACAGGATCAGCAGCCAGCGGCGCAGCAGCAGGATTTCGACGTGGCCCGGCTCGATGCCCGTGTCGCATTCGAGGACCGGGTTGACCGGGTAGAAGCGCTTGCGGAAGTCGCGGGTGATGACGATCTCGCGGCGGCCGAAGCGGATGAGGAAAGGCTGCGGTGCGTATTTCTGGCCGAAGGAGCTGTTCAGAGTAGTCATGACGATCCCTTTTTGTCGAGTAGTGTTGGTCAAGTGGCTACAGAATACCATAACCACTGTATAAATCTACAGGTACTGTATAAAAACCCAGTCCGCATGGAAAATGTTGTATTTTCGCAAAACACGCTCCCGGCGCTTTCCCGGCCGGCGCCATTGAGGCTTGCTCCGATGCCAGTTCCCCTCGTTCCGCCGTCTTCCCAGGCCAGGCGCCCGGTGCAGACCTTCCTGGCCGCGCGCTTTTCGCCCGAAGGCGCGTTCGGGCTGCAGCTGACGCTCGGCGTCGCGCTGATCGTGCTGGCCGCCCTGGCGTTCGGCGTGGTGGCGGACGACGTGGTGCGCGGCGCCGCCATTACCCGCCTGGACGTCCAGCTGGCCGCGTGGTTCCATGCGCGCGCGACGCCCGGGTTCACGCGCGCGATGCTGCTGGTGACCCACTGGAACGGCCTGGCCGGTTCGAGCGCGATGGCGCTGCTGTTGGCGTTCTGGTTCGCGCGCCGCCGGCTGCATGCCTGGCTGTTGCTGACCGTGCTGGCGGTGCCGGGCGGGATGCTGCTCAACGCCGCGCTCAAGCACGTGTTCCGGCGTGCCCGGCCCAGCCTCGATCATCCGCTGCTCACGCTCGAGACCTACAGCTTCCCGAGCGGGCACACGGCCGCGGCGACGGTGTTCTACGGCTTGCTGGCCTGCTGGCTGTTCAAGCGCGTGCACGGCGCCCCGGCGCGCGCGCTGGTGCTGCTGGCGGCGGCCTTCATGATCGGCCTGGTGGCGCTGTCGCGCATGTATCTGGGCGTGCATTATTTGTCGGACGTGATCGCCGCCACGCTGGAAAGCCTGGCCTGGCTGACGCTGTGCGTGACGGCGGTGTCGGCGTACGAACGCCGGCGCGCGCTGGCGCACCGGGCAGGGGAGGCGCCATGAACGCACGGACCAAACCGGTCGTGGTGATCATCAACGCCGGCGCCGGCGCGGGCCACGACGACAAGGCCGCCGACAAGCTGCGCGGCCTGCTGCGCGACGCCGGGCTGGATGCCGAACTGGTGCTGGCCGACAGCGGCGAAGCGATGATCGACGCCGCGCAGCGCGCGCTCGACAACGGCGCGCGCCTGGTCGCGGCCGGCGGCGGCGACGGCACCATCAACGCGGTGGCGTCGAAAATGGTCGATACGAACGTCGACTTCGGCGTGCTGCCGATGGGGACGCTGAACCACTTCGCCAAGGACCTCGGCATCCCGCTCGAGCTGGAAGCGGCGGTGCGCAACCTGGCCGAGGGCAAGCCGCGCGCGGTCGACGTCGGCGAGGTCAATGGCCGCATCTTCCTGAACAACTCCGGCCTGGGCCTGTACCCGGACCTGGTGCGCGACCGCGAGAAGCAGCAGAATCGCC
This genomic stretch from Massilia sp. 9096 harbors:
- a CDS encoding SDR family oxidoreductase, yielding MAVQLRKIDEQVMVITGATSGIGLTTARMAAEQGAKLVLAARSGDALDGLASELRRKGTQVATVTADVGNPADVERIGQAAMDRFGRIDTWVNNAGVGIFGKNEEVPLEDMQRLFQTNYWGVVHGSLEAVKRMKTRGGGALINLGSEVSDRSTPLQGIYAASKHAIKAFTDSLRMELEKDKAPMSVTLIRPAAIDTMFAVHARNHMDKEPALPPPIYAPDIVARSILYAAQNRKRDVFVGGASKAASSLNLWMPRALDRFMEKSMFKQQQSDQPSSPNRRDALHGPDERTELRERQGMPHHVAEQSAYTAVTLRANKIVPALLGAGALFAAWKFSRRNGLKSAF
- a CDS encoding phosphatase PAP2 family protein; its protein translation is MPVPLVPPSSQARRPVQTFLAARFSPEGAFGLQLTLGVALIVLAALAFGVVADDVVRGAAITRLDVQLAAWFHARATPGFTRAMLLVTHWNGLAGSSAMALLLAFWFARRRLHAWLLLTVLAVPGGMLLNAALKHVFRRARPSLDHPLLTLETYSFPSGHTAAATVFYGLLACWLFKRVHGAPARALVLLAAAFMIGLVALSRMYLGVHYLSDVIAATLESLAWLTLCVTAVSAYERRRALAHRAGEAP
- a CDS encoding diacylglycerol kinase family protein: MNARTKPVVVIINAGAGAGHDDKAADKLRGLLRDAGLDAELVLADSGEAMIDAAQRALDNGARLVAAGGGDGTINAVASKMVDTNVDFGVLPMGTLNHFAKDLGIPLELEAAVRNLAEGKPRAVDVGEVNGRIFLNNSGLGLYPDLVRDREKQQNRLGRGKWLAALWAGLAALRRFPFLSMRVTADGQRLARRTPFVFIGNNAYTMQGLAIGERERLDGGVLSLYVAQKPTRLGLLRFAFDALRGKLGDERDFDILHTAAMEIDTRRRMLRVSTDGEVTLMRPPLRYRVRPGALHVITPQGDRP